The following coding sequences are from one Cyprinus carpio isolate SPL01 chromosome A24, ASM1834038v1, whole genome shotgun sequence window:
- the LOC109107665 gene encoding formin-like protein 1 → MGNAAGSLEMSPGRDVKRPLSTYGQKQPPAPKLPLPPEEELEERFNIVLNSMNLPPDKVKLLCQYDNEKKWELVCDQERFQVKNPPSAYIQKLKSVLEQGGGRKFKRRVQESTQVLRELEISLRTNHIGWAEEFLNEENKGLDTLVDYLSFAQRAVTYEMDSSDNGSFDEKSVEDLTNSASNSPTHSSPRLGHTFTSRKALRYSRLLSQKNHLHLCIMCLRAIMNYQLGFNQVMAHPSCVNEITLSLNNKSARTKALVLELLAAVCLVQGGHKMIIAAFNNFKEVCEEKDRFEKLMEYFTNEDNNIDFMVACMQFINIIVHSVENMNFRVYLQYEFTQLGLDSYLEKLNDTESERLQVQIQAYLDNVFDVGAMLEDAEAKNTIIEHLEELQEQNTQLNTRLQQCESEAVEKTSELEKQLTQSRKEVELLKDSVKETQAQLAQLQQKEKEREKQIEKEQERERERQHSAKALTELEKMVQVLVDRGLIRMERSESGSLDLHIIPAADTTDKSITEIKASPVTQSPPPPPAPAPPPPPPLPPMSVAPPSSSPLPGRTICFVKGKKPIKTKYRMPLLNWQALMEEQVAGTVFTELDDESVLGELNMDVFEELFKTKAQSAPVNVGTLKVKVAHKTSSKITLLEPNRAKNLAITLRKGGMSTAQICTAIQTYNLDLLKSDFLELLERFIPSDYELRLIEKYEREGRALLELSEEDRFMVAFSKIQHLPQRISTLTFMGNFSESIQLLRPQLNAIIAGSMSIKSSSKLKKILEIILAFGNYMNSGKRGSAYGFRLQSLDLLLDMKSTDRKLTLLHFIVSIIQEKYPQLQNFHTELHCLDKAALVSLDSILADVRSLEKGMEVVRKEFLQQKDSAVLTNFMSNNGSLLDSVVKDSKTAEEVYHSVVEYFGENPKSTPPSVFFPVFARFIKAYKLAEQENEQRKKKISETDFGTDLPTSDPPMSTAMPSMPRVPQVDLIAELKRRQMTPLLTKLKEQKANALTTDLRNQPYIRADGARRSAKWKPAQQLPVSSDISL, encoded by the exons ATGGGGAATGCAGCTGGAAGTCTGGAGATGTCACCCGGACGGGACGTCAAACGGCCCCTCAGCACTTATGGGCAGAAACAGCCACCGGCCCCTAAACTGCCCCTACCACCTGAGGAGGAATTAGAGGAGAGGTTCAACATTGTGTTG AATTCCATGAATCTTCCACCTGATAAAGTGAAGCTGCTCTGTCAGTATGACAATGAGAAGAAATGGGAGTTAGTTTGTGACCAG GAGCGCTTTCAGGTGAAGAATCCTCCATCAGCGTACATCCAGAAACTTAAGAGTGTATTAGAGCAGGGAGGAGGCAGAAAG TTTAAGAGGAGAGTCCAAGAATCCACACAAGTTCTAAGAGAGCTGGAAATCTCTTTGCGCACCAACCACATCGG GTGGGCTGAGGAGTTtctaaatgaagaaaacaaaggtTTAGATACGCTAGTGGACTACCTCTCTTTTGCTCAACGTGCAGTCac ATATGAAATGGATAGCTCTGATAATGGAAGCTTTGATGAGAAATCTGTGGAAGATTTGACCAACAGTGCGTCAAACTCCCCTACCCACAGTTCCCCACGCTTAGGACACACTTTCACCTCAAG GAAAGCTCTGAGATACTCGCGTCTGCTCAGCCAGAAGAACCACCTGCACCTCTGCATTATGTGCCTCCGCGCCATAATGAACTACCAG ttaggGTTTAATCAGGTAATGGCTCATCCCAGCTGTGTCAATGAAATCACCCTGAGTCTCAACAACAAGAGTGCCAG gACTAAAGCTCTGGTTCTGGAGCTCCTTGCTGCAGTGTGTTTGGTTCAAGGAGGTCATAAAATGATTATTGCAGCCTTTAATAATTTCAAAGAG GTGTGTGAAGAGAAAGACAGATTCGAGAAACTCATGGAATATTTCACAAATGAAGACAACAACATTGATTTCATG GTGGCTTGTATGCAGTTTATTAACATTATAGTGCACTCAGTGGAGAACATGAACTTCAgagtatatttacagtatgagtTTACACAACTGGGACTAGACAGCTATCTGGAG aagTTAAATGACACTGAGAGTGAGAGGCTACAGGTGCAGATTCAAGCGTATCTGGATAATGTGTTTGATGTTGGAGCGATGTTAGAGGATGCCGAggccaaaaatacaataatagaaCATCTAGAGGAGCTGcaagaacaaaacacacag TTAAACACTAGACTGCAGCAATGTGAGAGTGAAGCTGTGGAGAAGACATCTGAACTCGAGAAACAGCTCACACAGAGTAGGAAAGAGGTGGAACTTCTGAAG GACAGTGTGAAGGAGACACAGGCTCAGCTCGCTCAGCTGCAgcagaaggagaaagagagagagaaacaaattgAGAAGGAGCaggagcgtgagagagagagacagcactcTGCTAAAGCTCTGACCGAGCTGGAGAAGATGGTTCAGGTTCTGGTGGATCGAGGTCTGATCCGCATGGAGAGATCTGAATCCGGTTCTCTGGATTTACACATTATACCAGCCGCAGACACAACAG ATAAGAGTATAACGGAAATAAAGGCCTCACCTGTGACACAGTCTCCGCCCCCTCCTCCTGCCCCcgcccctccaccacctcctcctctgcCCCCTATGAGTGTAGCTCCGCCCTCTTCGTCCCCTCTACCTGGGAGGACG ATTT gtTTTGTGAAAGGTAAGAAGCCAATCAAGACTAAGTATCGTATGCCACTGCTTAACTGGCAGGCTCTCATGGAGGAACAGGTGGCCGGCACTGTCTTCACAGAGCTGGATGATGAAAGTGTGCTTGGG GAGTTAAATATGGACGTCTTTGAGGAGTTGTTTAAAACTAAAGCTCAGTCTGCTCCTGTTAATGTCGGCactctgaaagtgaaagtggctCATAAAACATCCAGTAAAATCACCCTACTGGAGCCCAACAGGGCCAAAAACCTCGCCATCACCCTGCGCAAAGGAGGCATGAGCACCGCGCAGATCTGCACTGCGATCCAAAC GTATAATCTTGATTTGCTAAAGTCAGATTTTCTGGAGCTGCTGGAGCGCTTCATCCCATCTGATTATGAGCTGAGGTTGATTGAGAAATATGAGCGTGAAGGACGTGCCCTTCTGGAGCTGTCGGAGGAGGACCGATTCATGGTGGCCTTCAGCAAAATCCAGCATCTGCCACAGAGAATCAGCACGCTGACATTCATGGGCAACTTCAGCGAGAGCATCCAGCTACTAAGGCCT CAATTAAATGCCATCATCGCTGGGTCCATGTCAATCAAATCCTCCAGCAAACTCAAGAAGATTCTAGAG atCATTCTTGCGTTTGGGAATTACATGAACAGTGGGAAGAGAGGATCAGCATATGGATTTCGACTCCAAAGTCTGGACCTG CTTCTGGACATGAAATCCACAGATCGAAAACTGACACTCTTGCATTTCATCGTCAGCATCATACAAGAAAAATATCCTCAACTACAGAACTTTCACACTGAACTACACTGTCTGGATAAAGCTGCACTGG tctctctggACAGCATCCTTGCAGATGTTCGATCTCTGGAGAAGGGAATGGAGGTGGTGCGTAAGGAGTTTCTCCAGCAGAAGGACAGCGCTGTCCTCACAAACTTCATGTCCAATAACGGCAGTCTGCTGGACTCTGTGGTCAAAGACAGCAAAACTGCAGAG gAGGTCTATCACTCAGTGGTGGAGTATTTTGGAGAGAATCCCAAATCCACACCTCCTTCTGTGTTCTTCCCGGTTTTTGCCAGGTTTATCAAAGCATATAAG ctGGCCGAACAGGAGAATGAACAGCGCAAGAAGAAAATCTCGGAGACTGATTTTGGCACAGATTTGCCCACCTCTGACCCTCCCATGAGCACAGCA ATGCCATCGATGCCACGCGTCCCTCAGGTGGATCTGATCGCAGAGCTGAAGCGCAGGCAGATGACGCCGCTCTTAACAAAACTCAAAGAACAGAAAGCCAATGCCCTAACCACAG atttgaGGAACCAGCCGTACATCAGAGCAGACGGAGCAAGACGAAGCGCCAAATGGAAACCAGCTCAGCAGCTTCCCGTGTCGTCTGACATCtctctgtga
- the LOC109107666 gene encoding potassium voltage-gated channel subfamily C member 3, translating into MNSVGVFSLKACEGSSEKIVINVGGVKHETHTRTLMALPGSRLANLVDTDMPPSELFFDRNPEVFAHVLQYYRSGKLHCPTNLCGLLLEEEFAFWGVSGTDVEPCCWATFQHNKDTVEALAQIEPLVMEKEEEPGQNHQSSNSRAWMQKIWALFDNPYSSITAKVIAIVSLFFILLSFTAFSLQTEPHIYLSKIDLLRTGNSTGNCMETLLVDSLDVVELVCLVWFVFEFVMRVVSCPSKPRFFMNVMNIVDLLGLFPLFLRCCSSMYCWKAMGFLRIMRCIRVFRIFKLMQHVFGVRVLNHALRASATSLCTVPLVLLICTLIFGTMVFYTEVDIENSYFTGLPSCFWWAAVTLTTVGYGDLFPISGQGKLVGFLCAMVGVLVIILPVPIIVNNFIKFSSLVKTKCSMPRKKEKNCVDTTPSSSA; encoded by the exons ATGAATTCTGTGGGCGTTTTCTCATTGAAAGCCTGTGAGGGCAGTAgtgaaaaaatagtaataaatgttGGTGGGGTAAAACATGAGACCCACACACGCACCCTAATGGCCCTTCCGGGATCCCGTCTTGCCAATCTGGTGGACACTGACATGCCTCCCTCAGAGCTTTTTTTTGATCGCAACCCTGAAGTCTTCGCCCATGTGCTGCAGTACTACAGAAGCGGGAAGCTGCACTGCCCCACCAACTTGTGTGGGCTACTGTTGGAGGAAGAGTTTGCTTTCTGGGGTGTTAGTGGCACAGATGTGGAGCCCTGCTGCTGGGCGACATTTCAACACAACAAAGATACTGTAGAGGCTTTGGCTCAGATTGAACCTTTAGTGATGGAGAAAGAGGAGGAACCAGGTCAAAACCACCAATCGAGCAACTCCAGAGCGTGGATGCAGAAGATATGGGCTCTCTTTGACAATCCATATTCATCCATTACTGCCAAA GTCATTGCGATCGTATCTCTGTTCTTCATCCTGCTCTCTTTCACCGCATTTTCTCTGCAGACAGAACCCCATATATATCTTTCCAAGATTGACCTGTTACGGACAGGCAACTCAACCGGAAATTGTATGGAGACCCTTCTTGTAGATTCTCTGGACGTGGTGGAGTTAGTGTGTTTGGTGTGgtttgtgtttgagtttgtgaTGCGTGTAGTCAGCTGTCCAAGCAAACCGCGCTTCTTCATGAACGTTATGAACATCGTTGACCTGCTGGGTCTGTTCCCGTTGTTCTTGCGGTGCTGCTCCAGCATGTACTGCTGGAAGGCGATGGGCTTTCTGCGTATAATGCGATGCATACGTGTCTTTCGCATCTTCAAGCTGATGCAGCATGTGTTTGGTGTGAGAGTGCTCAACCACGCGCTTCGCGCCAGTGCGACGTCTCTCTGCACGGTGCCTCTTGTACTCTTAATCTGCACACTCATCTTTGGTACCATGGTTTTTTACACAGAAGTTGACATTGAAAATTCGTACTTCACTGGCCTTCCCTCTTGTTTTTGGTGGGCAGCGGTCACACTGACCACGGTGGGTTATGGAGACCTGTTTCCTATATCGGGTCAAGGCAAGTTGGTAGGCTTTCTCTGTGCAATGGTTGGGGTTCTGGTCATCATCCTGCCTGTACCCATAATCGTCAACAACTTCATTAAGTTCAGCTCCCTGGTCAAGACAAAGTGCTCGATGCCCAGAAAGAAGGAGAAGAATTGTGTTGATACGACCCCCTCATCTTCCGCTTAG
- the LOC109107667 gene encoding C-C chemokine receptor type 7-like, with protein MGSSDLTTEDLTSLLGSTYYNELNSTDFDSVTGANVTDVIELCVASNEHELTITAVQTMVFLIVFFLGVIGNGLVIATFARYRRLRLRCMTDVFLFYLALSDMLLLLTLPLQTGEMLIGSWEFGEGLCKLNRVMHAINTYGGLLLLACISVDRYLVVVRTRTVRKRSSGTLFYSTMSALGVVVTSIFLSLPDLRFSSVDNDMGSDALLCVMKVWGDEVSKWKLWVQIAKIAGFCIPCVAMVVCYGAIGRVLIRAGGKCWRRQRTLRLMALLVVLFLLFQLPYTVVLLIKIFTPTPNCEDWTKFELQENITRNLAYVRCCLNPLLYALVGVRFRNDIIRLLTDAGCMCACVSHITPQHENGSSITPSSPAPTILSPTPSTYLSAKKTPDPNTPAANTAETFIFPTPASGKMNSFISWCHQ; from the coding sequence ATGGGGAGTTCAGATTTAACTACAGAAGATTTAACATCACTTTTAGGCTCCACTTATTACAATGAGCTCAATTCCACTGATTTTGATTCCGTCACCGGGGCCAACGTCACTGATGTCATTGAGCTGTGTGTAGCCAGCAACGAGCATGAGCTGACCATTACTGCTGTCCAGACCATGGTCTTCCTCATTGTCTTCTTCTTAGGTGTAATTGGAAACGGGCTGGTTATTGCCACCTTCGCACGGTACCGCCGTCTACGTCTACGCTGCATGACGGACGTCTTTCTGTTCTACCTGGCTCTGTCCGACATGCTGCTTCTGCTGACTCTTCCGTTACAGACGGGAGAGATGCTGATCGGCAGCTGGGAGTTCGGAGAGGGGCTGTGCAAGCTAAACCGCGTTATGCATGCCATCAACACCTATGGAGGCCTGCTGTTGTTGGCGTGCATTAGCGTTGATCGCTATCTGGTGGTGGTTCGCACCAGGACCGTGCGAAAGAGGAGTTCTGGGACGCTGTTTTACAGCACAATGTCTGCGCTTGGAGTCGTAGTAACTTCTATTTTCCTGAGCCTGCCAGACCTGCGCTTCAGCTCCGTGGACAACGACATGGGTTCAGATGCCCTCTTGTGCGTTATGAAAGTTTGGGGCGATGAAGTGAGTAAATGGAAGCTGTGGGTCCAGATCGCAAAGATCGCAGGATTCTGCATCCCTTGCGTGGCGATGGTGGTGTGTTACGGTGCGATCGGACGCGTCTTGATCCGTGCCGGTGGCAAATGTTGGCGTAGACAAAGGACTTTGCGTCTGATGGCACTTTTGGTGGTTCTATTCCTCCTGTTCCAGCTTCCTTATACTGTGGTGCTTCTGATTAAAATATTCACACCCACTCCGAACTGCGAAGACTGGACCAAATTCGAACTTCAGGAAAACATAACACGCAATCTGGCCTATGTGAGGTGCTGCCTGAACCCTTTGCTCTACGCACTTGTTGGTGTCAGATTCCGAAACGACATTATCAGGCTGTTGACGGACGCCGGGTGCATGTGCGCATGTGTGTCCCATATAACACCTCAGCATGAAAACGGAAGCTCCATTACACCATCGTCTCCGGCTCCAACCATACTTTCACCCACCCCATCTACTTACCTGTCCGCCAAGAAAACACCTGACCCGAACACACCTGCTGCAAACACAGCTGAAACATTCATTTTTCCAACACCTGCATCTGGTAAAATGAATTCGTTTATAAGCTGGTGTCATCAATGA